The Microcoleus sp. bin38.metabat.b11b12b14.051 genome window below encodes:
- the upp gene encoding uracil phosphoribosyltransferase, whose translation MPLQLRVYVPPHPLIKHWLAVARDAATPSVLFRSAMTELGRWLAYEAIRDWLPTVEATVQTPLSECPATFINPEAPLVVVPILRAGLALLEGIQTVVPLASVYHLGMARNEETLEPSCYLNKLPAQFNPETRVIISEPMLATGGTIVATMQELIARGIDPSLIRIISVVAAPPALKRLSTEYPSLILYTATIDETVNEQGFIVPGLGDAGDRTYGT comes from the coding sequence ATGCCCCTGCAACTGCGCGTCTACGTTCCGCCACATCCGTTAATTAAGCACTGGCTGGCTGTCGCCCGCGACGCCGCCACCCCATCGGTACTTTTTCGTTCTGCGATGACAGAATTGGGACGCTGGTTGGCTTATGAAGCAATTCGAGACTGGCTGCCGACAGTGGAAGCAACGGTGCAAACGCCTTTGAGCGAATGTCCGGCGACTTTTATCAACCCGGAAGCTCCGTTAGTTGTGGTACCGATTTTGCGGGCGGGTTTGGCATTGCTGGAAGGAATTCAGACAGTTGTACCGCTGGCGTCGGTTTACCACCTGGGAATGGCCAGGAATGAGGAGACGCTTGAACCTAGTTGTTATTTGAACAAATTGCCGGCGCAGTTTAACCCGGAAACGCGGGTGATAATTAGCGAGCCGATGCTGGCGACTGGTGGTACGATTGTGGCGACGATGCAGGAGTTGATTGCACGGGGAATTGATCCGAGTTTGATTCGGATTATTTCTGTGGTGGCTGCTCCTCCGGCTTTGAAGAGGCTGAGTACGGAGTATCCGAGTTTGATTCTTTACACGGCAACGATCGACGAAACAGTCAACGAACAGGGTTTTATTGTACCTGGTTTGGGTGATGCGGGCGATCGAACTTACGGCACGTGA
- the crtH gene encoding carotenoid isomerase has translation MSAPTQSQLFSANSRPTEQEFDVIVIGSGIGGLVTATQLAAKKAKVLVLESYTIPGGSAGYFDREGYRFDVGASMIFGFGQRGTTNLLTRALKAVNVTLETIPDPVQLHYHLPSGLDLEVPQPYDKYLQELIDRFPHERQGIEKFYGECWNVFNCLNGMELLSLEEPGYLVRVFFQNPLACLGLVKYLPQNTGDIARRYIKDPTLLKFIDMECYYWSVVPADLTPMINAGMVFSDRHYGGINYPKGGVGQIAQKLVEGLEKCGGKIQYKAKAKKIITENGRAVGVELVTGEVYRAKRIVSNATRWDTFEKLLPAEEMPASEKKWQQRYQKAPSFLSLHLGVEASVIPAGSACHHILLEDWDKMEAPEGTVLVSIPTVLDPDLAPAGYHIVHAFTSSWMEEWEGLSPQEYEDKKEEAGGRIIDRLENIFPGLDAGLDYMEVGTARSHRRFLGREDGTYGPIPRQKLMGLLGMPFNRTSMPGLYCVGDSTFPGQGLNAVAFSGFACAHRIAVDLGF, from the coding sequence ATGTCAGCTCCTACCCAATCCCAGTTATTCTCCGCCAACTCGCGCCCCACAGAGCAAGAGTTTGATGTGATAGTCATCGGTTCCGGCATTGGCGGACTCGTCACTGCAACCCAGCTAGCAGCCAAGAAAGCCAAAGTTTTGGTACTCGAAAGCTACACAATTCCGGGGGGGAGTGCTGGATATTTCGATCGAGAAGGCTACAGATTTGATGTCGGAGCCTCCATGATATTTGGGTTCGGACAGCGCGGCACCACCAACCTCCTCACCCGCGCCCTCAAAGCCGTCAACGTCACCCTAGAAACAATTCCCGACCCAGTACAGCTTCACTATCACCTACCCTCAGGTCTGGATCTGGAAGTTCCCCAGCCTTATGACAAATATTTGCAAGAATTAATTGACAGATTCCCCCACGAGCGCCAAGGCATCGAGAAATTTTACGGCGAATGCTGGAACGTCTTCAACTGCCTCAACGGGATGGAATTGCTATCTCTAGAAGAACCTGGATATCTGGTTCGAGTCTTTTTTCAGAATCCTCTAGCCTGTTTGGGATTAGTAAAATATCTGCCTCAAAATACTGGCGACATTGCGCGGCGCTACATAAAAGACCCGACTTTGCTGAAATTTATCGACATGGAATGCTACTACTGGTCTGTAGTACCCGCAGACTTAACGCCCATGATTAACGCCGGCATGGTATTTTCTGACAGACATTATGGTGGCATCAATTATCCCAAAGGCGGAGTCGGTCAAATTGCCCAAAAATTAGTCGAAGGATTAGAAAAATGTGGCGGTAAAATTCAGTACAAAGCTAAGGCAAAAAAAATTATCACAGAAAACGGCCGCGCTGTCGGAGTCGAGCTAGTAACCGGCGAAGTTTACCGCGCCAAACGAATAGTTTCTAATGCTACCCGCTGGGATACTTTCGAGAAATTGCTGCCCGCAGAAGAGATGCCAGCTAGCGAGAAGAAATGGCAGCAGCGCTATCAAAAAGCCCCCAGTTTTTTGAGCTTGCATTTGGGAGTCGAAGCCAGCGTCATCCCTGCTGGCAGTGCCTGTCATCACATTTTGTTAGAAGATTGGGACAAAATGGAAGCGCCGGAGGGAACTGTTTTAGTGTCAATTCCCACCGTACTCGACCCGGATTTAGCTCCAGCAGGATATCACATCGTTCATGCTTTTACTTCGAGTTGGATGGAAGAGTGGGAAGGACTTTCGCCCCAGGAATACGAGGATAAAAAAGAAGAGGCGGGGGGGAGAATTATTGACAGATTAGAAAATATTTTTCCTGGTTTAGATGCTGGTTTGGATTATATGGAAGTTGGGACGGCGCGTTCTCACCGCCGCTTTTTGGGCCGCGAAGATGGAACTTACGGGCCGATTCCGCGGCAGAAGTTAATGGGTTTGTTGGGAATGCCGTTTAATCGAACTTCTATGCCTGGTTTGTATTGTGTGGGAGATAGTACGTTTCCCGGACAGGGTTTGAATGCGGTGGCGTTTTCTGGGTTTGCTTGCGCCCATCGAATAGCTGTGGATTTGGGTTTTTAG